Proteins co-encoded in one Pseudomonas beijingensis genomic window:
- the katE gene encoding catalase HPII, whose amino-acid sequence MSINKPTVNKSQLAGTDTLDRGNTNAKLESLEQFRSDATEQALRTNQGVKIADNQNTLRVGARGPSLLEDFIMREKITHFDHERIPERIVHARGTGAHGYFQSYEAHSALTKAGFLQDPSKKTPVFVRFSTVQGPRGSGDTVRDVRGFAVKFFTEEGNFDLVGNNMPVFFIQDAIKFPDFVHAVKPEPHNEIPTGGSAHDTFWDFVSLVPESAHMVIWAMSDRAIPKSLRSMQGFGVHTFRMINAEGKSSFVKFHWRPTVGTCSLVWDEAQKLAGKDTDYHRRDLWESIEMGDYPEWEFGVQIVAEEDEHNFDFDLLDPTKIIPEELVPITPLGKMVLNRNPDNFFAEVEQVAFCPGHIVPGIDFSNDPLLQGRLFSYTDTQISRLGGPNFHELPINRAITPVHNGQRDAMHRTTIDKGRTSYEPNSIDGGWPKETPPGPEDGGFESYPERIDAYKIRQRSDSFADHFSQARLFYKSMSPHEKEHIIAAYSFELGKVEREFIRKRQVNEILANIDLELAGRVAKNLGLPAPTAGTVDVPTPSLEQSPALSQANLLSGDIKTRKVAVLVANGVDGAIIDALKQALEAEGAHAKVLGPTSAPVTTADGQTLAVDASMEGLPSIAFDAVFVPGGAESIKALSRDGVALHYVLEAYKHLKAIGLHGEARQLLVELKLEVDAGLIEDADASGFSRFFAAIAQHRVWAREPKAKAVPA is encoded by the coding sequence ATGAGTATCAACAAGCCCACGGTCAACAAGAGCCAACTGGCCGGGACCGACACCCTGGATCGCGGCAACACCAACGCCAAGCTCGAAAGCCTGGAACAGTTTCGCTCCGACGCCACCGAACAGGCGTTGCGCACCAACCAAGGCGTGAAAATCGCCGATAACCAGAACACCCTTCGTGTCGGCGCTCGCGGTCCCTCGCTGCTGGAAGACTTCATCATGCGTGAAAAAATCACGCACTTTGACCATGAGCGCATCCCGGAGCGCATCGTCCACGCCCGCGGCACTGGCGCCCATGGCTACTTTCAGAGCTATGAGGCGCATTCGGCGCTGACCAAGGCCGGTTTCCTACAAGACCCGAGTAAGAAAACCCCGGTGTTCGTGCGTTTTTCCACTGTGCAAGGTCCACGAGGTTCCGGCGACACCGTGCGCGACGTGCGTGGCTTTGCGGTCAAGTTTTTCACCGAGGAAGGCAACTTCGACTTGGTGGGCAACAACATGCCGGTGTTTTTCATCCAGGATGCGATCAAATTTCCCGACTTCGTCCACGCGGTGAAACCCGAGCCCCACAATGAAATACCTACCGGCGGTTCGGCTCACGACACCTTCTGGGATTTTGTCTCGCTGGTGCCGGAATCGGCCCACATGGTGATCTGGGCGATGTCCGACCGGGCCATTCCGAAAAGCCTGCGCAGCATGCAAGGCTTCGGCGTGCACACCTTCCGCATGATCAACGCTGAAGGCAAAAGCAGCTTCGTCAAATTCCACTGGCGCCCTACAGTCGGGACGTGTTCATTGGTGTGGGACGAAGCTCAGAAACTCGCTGGTAAGGACACGGACTACCACCGTCGCGATCTTTGGGAGTCGATCGAGATGGGCGACTACCCGGAATGGGAGTTCGGTGTGCAGATTGTCGCCGAGGAAGACGAGCACAACTTCGACTTCGACCTGCTCGACCCGACCAAGATCATCCCTGAAGAGCTGGTGCCCATCACGCCCCTGGGCAAGATGGTGCTGAACCGCAACCCGGACAATTTCTTCGCCGAAGTCGAGCAGGTTGCGTTCTGCCCCGGGCATATCGTGCCGGGCATCGATTTCTCCAACGATCCGCTGCTACAAGGTCGGCTGTTTTCCTACACCGATACGCAGATCAGCCGACTCGGTGGACCGAATTTTCATGAGCTGCCGATCAACCGGGCGATCACGCCGGTGCACAACGGCCAGCGCGATGCCATGCACCGCACCACCATCGACAAGGGGCGCACGTCCTATGAGCCGAACTCCATCGACGGTGGCTGGCCGAAGGAAACCCCGCCCGGCCCGGAAGACGGCGGCTTTGAAAGTTATCCAGAGCGTATCGATGCCTACAAGATCCGCCAACGCAGCGATTCGTTCGCCGACCATTTCTCCCAGGCGCGGTTGTTCTACAAGAGCATGAGCCCCCACGAAAAAGAGCACATCATCGCTGCCTACAGCTTCGAGCTGGGCAAGGTGGAGCGGGAGTTCATCCGGAAGCGGCAGGTGAATGAGATCCTCGCCAACATCGACTTGGAGCTGGCTGGGCGGGTAGCGAAAAACCTCGGCTTGCCGGCGCCGACCGCGGGGACTGTCGATGTTCCGACGCCTTCGCTGGAGCAATCCCCAGCCTTGAGTCAGGCGAACCTGCTGTCCGGCGACATCAAGACGCGAAAAGTGGCGGTGCTGGTGGCCAACGGTGTCGATGGGGCGATCATCGATGCCCTCAAGCAGGCCCTGGAGGCCGAGGGCGCTCACGCCAAAGTGCTGGGGCCGACTTCGGCGCCGGTGACCACCGCCGATGGGCAGACGTTGGCGGTAGATGCGTCCATGGAAGGCTTGCCGTCGATTGCCTTTGACGCGGTATTCGTACCGGGTGGCGCGGAGTCGATCAAGGCCTTGAGTCGCGACGGCGTGGCGTTGCATTACGTGCTGGAGGCCTACAAGCATCTGAAAGCCATTGGGCTTCATGGTGAGGCCCGGCAGTTGTTGGTGGAGTTGAAGCTGGAGGTGGATGCGGGGTTGATCGAAGACGCGGATGCGAGCGGTTTTTCGCGGTTTTTTGCGGCGATTGCTCAGCATCGGGTTTGGGCGCGGGAGCCGAAGGCGAAGGCTGTTCCGGCTTGA